A section of the Mycolicibacterium anyangense genome encodes:
- a CDS encoding TetR/AcrR family transcriptional regulator, translating to MVGNEAPKRRQRRADGEQSRNRILDAATEIAAERGYEGTSIGAVSAKCGLPASSIYWHFKDKDDLIAAVIERSFGNWLQVWQLPDDLVARERLMEVAARTAKAVADSPDFLRLGLMLALERRPVEPRARAMYIQVRDQAFEALTQSLGALAPGLSAEQTRQLATYAIAGADGLFIAKEVGGDSVDLGALFAIHGRALYDTALRMIEENDTP from the coding sequence ATGGTCGGCAACGAGGCGCCCAAGCGTCGGCAGCGGCGCGCGGACGGTGAGCAGTCCCGCAACCGGATCCTGGACGCGGCGACCGAGATTGCCGCCGAACGTGGTTACGAGGGCACCAGCATCGGAGCGGTGAGCGCCAAGTGTGGGCTGCCGGCCAGCTCCATCTACTGGCATTTCAAGGACAAGGACGACTTGATCGCCGCCGTCATCGAGCGCAGCTTCGGCAACTGGTTGCAGGTCTGGCAGCTGCCGGACGATCTGGTCGCCCGCGAGCGGCTGATGGAGGTGGCCGCCCGTACGGCCAAGGCGGTCGCGGACTCACCGGACTTCCTGCGTCTCGGACTGATGCTGGCGCTCGAGCGCCGGCCCGTCGAACCCCGGGCCCGGGCGATGTACATCCAGGTGCGCGATCAAGCCTTCGAAGCCCTGACCCAGAGCCTCGGCGCACTGGCCCCGGGCTTGTCCGCCGAACAGACGCGGCAGCTGGCGACCTACGCGATCGCCGGGGCCGACGGGTTGTTCATCGCCAAGGAGGTCGGCGGAGACAGCGTTGACCTGGGCGCTCTCTTCGCCATTCACGGCCGCGCCCTGTACGACACTGCCCTGCGGATGATCGAGGAGAACGACACCCCATGA
- a CDS encoding MlaE family ABC transporter permease: MEQAAAVSPPRTAGRAASSALKPAAAVGGFVAMSVDTFILMFKPPFAWREFLLQSWFVARVSLVPTIMLSIPFTVLTVFVLNVLLIEFGAADFSGTGTALGAITQIGPVVTVLVVAGAGATAMCADLGARTIREELDALRVLGINPIQSLVVPRVLAATVVALLLNSIVSVIGLGGGFLFSVFVQHVTPGAFAAGMTILTGPVEVIVALTKAAVFGLAASLIACYKGISVGGGPAGVGNAVNETVVLSFMALFFINVIATAIGVQVAQ, encoded by the coding sequence ATGGAGCAAGCCGCTGCTGTATCGCCTCCCCGCACTGCTGGCAGGGCGGCCTCATCGGCACTGAAGCCGGCCGCGGCGGTGGGCGGGTTCGTCGCGATGTCCGTCGACACCTTCATCCTGATGTTCAAGCCGCCGTTCGCCTGGCGTGAGTTCCTGCTGCAGAGCTGGTTCGTGGCCCGAGTCTCATTGGTACCGACCATCATGCTGTCGATTCCCTTCACCGTGCTGACCGTGTTCGTACTGAATGTTCTGCTCATCGAGTTCGGTGCCGCCGACTTCTCGGGTACCGGGACCGCGCTGGGGGCCATCACCCAGATCGGCCCGGTGGTCACCGTTCTCGTGGTGGCAGGAGCCGGCGCGACGGCGATGTGCGCCGACCTCGGAGCCCGAACAATCCGTGAGGAGCTCGACGCACTGCGGGTCCTCGGCATCAATCCCATCCAGTCCCTGGTGGTCCCGCGGGTACTGGCCGCCACTGTTGTTGCCCTGCTGCTGAATTCGATCGTGTCGGTGATCGGACTGGGCGGCGGTTTCCTGTTCTCGGTATTCGTCCAACACGTCACCCCCGGGGCGTTCGCCGCGGGTATGACCATCCTGACCGGCCCCGTCGAAGTGATCGTGGCGCTGACCAAGGCCGCAGTGTTCGGTCTGGCAGCGAGTCTGATCGCCTGCTACAAGGGCATTTCGGTGGGCGGCGGCCCGGCCGGTGTCGGCAATGCCGTCAACGAAACCGTGGTGCTCTCTTTCATGGCGCTGTTCTTCATCAACGTGATCGCCACCGCCATCGGCGTCCAGGTGGCCCAGTGA
- a CDS encoding bifunctional 3-(3-hydroxy-phenyl)propionate/3-hydroxycinnamic acid hydroxylase — protein sequence MSSTDDLEAAAYDVAIVGYGPVGATAANLLGQMGLRVVVIERDPDIYFRARAISTDEEVLRIWQQVGLADRLNADMQPGAGANFVDPDGVPIIRLLPADRGNGHPPQQFIYQPAVDTVLREGVERFAGVSVLLEHECLRLIQHPDCVELMLADLMRDEFKRIRASYVIAADGGSSAIRGQLGIGFGGRTFSERWIVIDTKVIREWPGHDKLRFHCNPLRPTVDCPTPLGHHRWEFPVRDEEDEKALLTDEAIWEVLNHQGITAANVEIIGFACYSHHVRFADRWRVGRIFLAGDAAHAMPPWIGQGMCAGVRDVANLCWKLQAVLSGSLPESVLDSYQAERLPHVKEVTSRAVKVGKIIVDRNPLRAKVRRHVFRTANKLPGFSTWLRNHRWLPPAHYDAGLLAHNGNPAVGWLIPQPWVIDGNGDRVRFDDVVGGTWSVLHVGPDLLPRAWRSAGVPVIQIAAPGSAAGPDRIVDCDGTLTRWLQNKKTSVVALRPDGFVYAGGTTDKPLPPPPAGFVAASHRVKDHA from the coding sequence ATGAGTTCAACCGACGACCTCGAGGCGGCTGCTTACGACGTCGCGATCGTGGGATACGGACCGGTCGGCGCCACCGCCGCCAACCTCCTCGGCCAGATGGGCCTTCGGGTTGTCGTCATCGAGCGCGATCCGGACATCTACTTCCGGGCCCGTGCCATCTCCACCGACGAGGAAGTGCTGCGGATCTGGCAGCAGGTGGGCCTGGCCGACCGGCTCAACGCCGACATGCAACCCGGGGCCGGCGCGAATTTCGTCGATCCCGACGGCGTCCCGATCATCCGGTTGCTCCCCGCGGACCGCGGCAACGGCCACCCGCCGCAACAGTTCATCTACCAACCCGCGGTGGACACCGTCCTGCGGGAGGGTGTCGAGCGCTTCGCGGGCGTCTCGGTTCTGCTCGAGCACGAATGCCTGCGGCTCATCCAGCATCCTGACTGCGTCGAATTGATGTTGGCCGACCTGATGCGCGACGAGTTCAAACGAATCCGCGCCTCTTATGTGATCGCCGCCGACGGCGGTTCCAGTGCGATTCGCGGCCAGTTGGGTATCGGATTCGGTGGCCGCACCTTCTCTGAGCGCTGGATCGTGATCGACACCAAGGTCATTCGGGAATGGCCCGGGCATGACAAGTTGCGCTTCCACTGCAATCCGCTGCGGCCGACGGTGGACTGCCCGACTCCGCTGGGACACCATCGCTGGGAATTCCCGGTGCGCGACGAGGAAGACGAGAAGGCTCTGCTGACCGATGAGGCGATCTGGGAGGTCCTCAACCACCAGGGGATCACCGCCGCCAACGTCGAGATCATCGGGTTCGCCTGCTACAGCCACCACGTGCGGTTCGCCGATCGGTGGCGGGTCGGGCGGATCTTCCTGGCCGGCGATGCGGCACACGCGATGCCGCCGTGGATCGGGCAGGGCATGTGCGCCGGGGTTCGGGATGTCGCGAACCTGTGCTGGAAGCTGCAGGCCGTCCTGTCCGGATCGCTGCCCGAGTCGGTACTGGATTCCTATCAGGCTGAGCGGCTTCCGCACGTCAAGGAGGTCACCAGTCGGGCCGTCAAGGTCGGCAAAATCATCGTCGACCGTAATCCGTTGCGCGCCAAGGTACGTCGGCACGTGTTCCGCACGGCGAACAAGCTTCCGGGATTCAGCACCTGGTTGCGCAACCATCGATGGCTCCCGCCGGCACACTATGACGCGGGACTGCTTGCCCACAACGGCAACCCCGCCGTCGGGTGGCTGATCCCACAGCCGTGGGTCATCGACGGCAACGGCGACCGGGTGCGGTTCGACGACGTCGTCGGCGGTACCTGGTCGGTGTTGCACGTCGGCCCGGACCTGTTGCCGCGGGCCTGGCGCTCGGCCGGGGTGCCGGTCATCCAGATCGCGGCCCCGGGCAGCGCTGCGGGCCCCGACCGGATCGTCGACTGCGACGGCACGCTGACCCGGTGGCTGCAGAACAAGAAGACGTCGGTCGTCGCGTTGCGCCCCGACGGGTTCGTCTATGCCGGCGGAACCACCGACAAGCCACTCCCCCCTCCGCCCGCCGGATTCGTCGCGGCGTCCCACCGAGTGAAGGATCACGCATGA
- a CDS encoding VOC family protein — MTDVFGKVHLGYLVIETEKFDDWRRFGRDAIGMHLDETLPDVLRFRLDDNECRFLLQRGPAEDTTALGWELDDHATFDTIEKRIRDRGVPVVEGRNEDAALRGVERFIRFPGPNGLAQEMYVRAHRAAQPLNLAARGGFVTGADGMGHVAIATKKPHQMRGYYSTVFDARLSDYIDETISGLKFKIRFLRVNERHHSVAIAAVNRLPINPIRTRIQHCNVQVAELDDMTQAYQRVKQLGFDMALSIGQHTNDKELSFYAVTPSGFEWELGWNPIVVDESTWAPTTHQGISIWGHTPEGQTVVELLERFKTGAQSVLHREDPVPALAGAGIADT; from the coding sequence ATGACCGACGTCTTCGGCAAGGTCCACCTCGGCTACCTCGTCATCGAGACCGAGAAGTTCGACGATTGGCGGCGTTTCGGCCGCGACGCGATCGGCATGCATCTCGACGAGACGCTGCCCGATGTGCTGCGCTTCCGCCTCGACGACAACGAGTGCCGGTTCCTACTGCAACGCGGACCGGCCGAGGACACCACAGCACTGGGCTGGGAACTCGACGACCACGCCACCTTCGACACCATCGAAAAGCGGATCCGCGACCGGGGTGTCCCGGTCGTCGAGGGCCGTAACGAGGACGCGGCTCTGCGTGGCGTCGAGCGATTCATCCGCTTCCCGGGCCCCAATGGCCTGGCCCAGGAGATGTATGTGCGCGCCCACCGCGCAGCGCAACCGCTGAACCTGGCTGCCCGCGGCGGATTCGTCACCGGCGCCGACGGCATGGGCCACGTGGCCATCGCCACCAAGAAGCCCCACCAGATGCGTGGCTACTACTCCACCGTGTTCGATGCCCGGCTGTCGGACTACATCGACGAGACCATCAGCGGGCTGAAGTTCAAGATTCGATTCCTGCGGGTCAACGAACGCCACCACAGTGTCGCGATCGCCGCGGTGAATCGGCTGCCGATCAACCCCATCCGGACCAGGATCCAGCACTGCAACGTCCAGGTCGCCGAGCTCGACGACATGACGCAGGCCTACCAGCGGGTCAAGCAGCTCGGTTTCGACATGGCCCTGTCCATCGGTCAGCACACCAATGACAAGGAACTGTCCTTCTACGCGGTGACACCGTCGGGCTTCGAATGGGAACTGGGCTGGAACCCGATCGTCGTCGACGAGTCGACCTGGGCGCCGACGACCCACCAGGGCATCAGCATCTGGGGTCATACCCCGGAAGGGCAGACCGTCGTCGAACTGCTCGAGCGGTTCAAGACCGGCGCCCAATCGGTGCTGCACCGGGAAGACCCGGTGCCCGCACTGGCCGGCGCCGGGATCGCCGACACCTGA
- a CDS encoding alpha/beta fold hydrolase has product MTTVELTEHVVTVGGRQIFVAEKGSGPVVVMLHGGGPGASGVSNYGRNIDVLAQSCRVIVPDMPGYGRSSKHVDHSDPFGYLADSIRGLLDHMGIDTAHLVGNSYGGAAALRLALDTPHRAGKLVLMGPGGIGTTRGLPTEGLKALLSYYGGDGPNRAKLASFIRTYLVYDGAAVPDDLIDLRYQASLDPEVVANPPLQRPSGLRTLWRMDLTRDRRLRTLPNRTLVLWGRDDKVNRPAGGPLLLNLMPNAELVMTSHTGHWMQWERAELFNQLVTEFLSPESRLAVS; this is encoded by the coding sequence ATGACCACCGTTGAACTGACCGAGCATGTCGTCACCGTCGGCGGCAGGCAGATCTTCGTCGCCGAGAAGGGCTCCGGCCCGGTGGTTGTCATGCTGCACGGCGGTGGACCGGGAGCGTCCGGGGTGTCCAACTATGGACGCAACATCGACGTGCTGGCCCAGTCGTGCCGCGTCATCGTCCCCGACATGCCCGGCTACGGCCGCTCGAGCAAGCACGTCGACCACAGCGATCCATTCGGCTATCTGGCCGACTCCATCCGTGGTCTGCTCGACCACATGGGCATCGACACCGCCCATCTGGTCGGGAACTCCTATGGTGGCGCGGCAGCGCTGCGGCTCGCTCTAGATACCCCGCACCGGGCCGGCAAACTGGTACTGATGGGCCCGGGCGGCATCGGCACCACTCGTGGGCTGCCCACCGAGGGCCTCAAGGCGCTGCTGTCGTACTACGGCGGTGACGGCCCGAATCGCGCGAAACTGGCGTCGTTCATCCGCACCTATCTTGTCTACGACGGCGCCGCCGTTCCCGACGATCTCATCGACCTGCGCTACCAGGCGTCGCTGGACCCCGAGGTGGTGGCCAATCCACCGCTGCAGCGCCCCTCAGGGTTGCGCACGCTGTGGCGGATGGACCTGACCCGCGACCGTCGGCTCCGCACGCTGCCCAACCGCACCCTGGTGCTGTGGGGCCGCGACGACAAGGTGAACCGGCCGGCCGGCGGACCACTGCTGCTCAACCTCATGCCCAACGCCGAGCTCGTCATGACCTCGCACACCGGGCATTGGATGCAGTGGGAGCGCGCTGAGCTGTTCAACCAGCTCGTCACCGAATTCCTTTCGCCAGAATCACGATTGGCGGTGTCATGA
- a CDS encoding alpha/beta fold hydrolase yields the protein MSRPAFIEVDGRRTRVRVDGDPDRAPVLLVHGIGRSLEDWAPQHERLAQNHRVISLDVPGFGFSDRPQEAITLAVLARGVSRTLDELGETRPVHIVGNSLGGAIAQQMLASQPDRVASMALINSAGFGTEVTPLLRMLTVPVLGELTVRKPSRLNAVLLERLIHADKAVATKERIDHAYAVARQPHAGAVLRETTLSLGTPRGVKAQWRRDLAAAVAANPRPTLIMWGSKDRVLPAHHIREAQRVYPHAEVHLLSGVGHMPQIECPSRFADRLLPFLARAGA from the coding sequence ATGAGCAGGCCCGCCTTCATCGAGGTGGACGGCCGTCGCACTCGGGTCAGGGTCGACGGCGACCCTGACCGCGCACCGGTCCTGCTCGTCCACGGCATCGGTCGCAGCCTCGAAGACTGGGCGCCGCAACACGAGCGGCTCGCCCAGAACCATCGGGTGATCTCCCTGGATGTGCCTGGGTTCGGGTTCTCCGATCGCCCGCAGGAGGCCATCACCCTGGCCGTGTTGGCCCGCGGCGTCAGTCGCACCCTCGACGAGCTCGGCGAGACCCGCCCGGTGCACATCGTCGGCAACTCGCTGGGCGGCGCGATCGCCCAGCAGATGCTGGCCAGCCAGCCGGACCGGGTGGCCAGCATGGCGCTGATCAACAGCGCCGGTTTCGGTACCGAGGTCACCCCACTGCTGCGGATGCTGACCGTGCCCGTCCTGGGTGAGCTGACCGTCCGCAAGCCTTCCCGGCTCAACGCCGTGCTGCTGGAGCGGCTGATCCACGCCGACAAGGCGGTGGCCACCAAGGAGCGCATCGACCACGCCTACGCCGTCGCCCGGCAACCCCACGCCGGGGCCGTGCTGCGGGAAACCACCCTGTCGCTCGGGACGCCGCGCGGTGTCAAAGCACAATGGCGACGGGACCTGGCCGCGGCGGTCGCCGCCAATCCGCGACCCACGCTGATCATGTGGGGCAGCAAGGACCGGGTGCTACCCGCACACCACATCCGCGAGGCGCAGCGGGTCTACCCGCATGCCGAAGTGCACCTGCTCTCCGGTGTCGGCCACATGCCCCAGATCGAATGTCCCAGCCGGTTCGCCGACCGCCTGCTGCCCTTCCTGGCCCGCGCGGGTGCTTGA
- a CDS encoding ABC transporter permease: MTAAGPSRRLNRLNRFAKQFSRGWEAVGFQMAFYSRTIAEIRNAFAHYKLEIVRLIAQMSLGTGALAVIGGTVVIIGFLTLSAGAIIAVQGYNSLAGIGVEALTGFISAYANVRIIAPVVAGIGLAATIGAGATAQLGAMRISEEIDALEVMGIRSIAYLASTRVVAGIIVVMPLYCIAVIASFFAARMGTTFGYGQSTGVYDHYFNTFLHSTDLIWSFFQAVMIGIVVMLVHTYYGYTASGGPAGVGEAVGRAVRTSLIAAAFVSVIITLSVYGQSGNFDLAG; encoded by the coding sequence GTGACCGCCGCCGGACCCAGCCGACGACTGAACCGGCTCAATCGCTTTGCGAAGCAGTTCAGCAGAGGTTGGGAGGCCGTCGGATTCCAGATGGCCTTCTATAGCCGGACGATCGCCGAGATCCGAAACGCCTTCGCACACTACAAGTTGGAGATCGTCCGGCTGATCGCGCAGATGAGCCTGGGCACCGGCGCGCTGGCCGTCATCGGCGGAACCGTGGTGATCATCGGGTTCCTCACCTTGTCGGCTGGCGCGATCATCGCCGTCCAGGGCTACAACTCGCTGGCAGGTATCGGTGTCGAAGCACTGACCGGCTTCATCTCGGCCTATGCCAACGTTCGCATCATCGCCCCGGTCGTGGCCGGAATCGGATTAGCCGCCACCATCGGCGCCGGTGCAACCGCTCAACTCGGGGCGATGCGCATCAGCGAGGAGATCGATGCACTCGAGGTGATGGGAATCCGCTCGATTGCCTACCTCGCCTCAACCCGAGTCGTGGCCGGCATCATCGTCGTGATGCCGCTGTACTGCATCGCGGTGATCGCGTCCTTCTTCGCGGCGAGGATGGGTACCACCTTCGGTTACGGCCAGTCCACCGGTGTCTATGACCACTACTTCAACACGTTCCTGCACTCGACGGATCTGATCTGGTCGTTCTTCCAGGCCGTGATGATCGGGATCGTCGTGATGCTGGTGCACACCTATTACGGCTACACCGCCTCTGGCGGCCCGGCGGGGGTGGGCGAAGCAGTCGGCCGTGCGGTGCGAACCTCCCTCATCGCCGCGGCGTTCGTCTCCGTCATCATCACCCTGTCCGTGTATGGACAGTCCGGCAACTTCGACTTGGCCGGGTAG
- a CDS encoding CAP domain-containing protein yields MPTLTRLTTSVSAATVLAVAFAPAAHADNSRLNNSVVANVYTVQHQAGCSTDIKRNPALTLAAQWHADDVLNNRSLDGDLGSDGSTAQSRAAAAGFTGKVTQTVAINPALSINNLDVINQWYYNPVDFGIMSDCANTAIGVWSENSLDRSVVVAVYGQPA; encoded by the coding sequence ATGCCCACCTTGACCCGGCTCACCACCTCGGTCAGCGCTGCCACCGTGCTCGCCGTGGCGTTCGCCCCGGCCGCACATGCCGATAACTCGCGGCTCAACAACAGCGTGGTCGCCAACGTCTATACCGTGCAGCACCAGGCCGGCTGCAGCACCGACATCAAACGCAACCCGGCACTGACGCTGGCTGCGCAGTGGCACGCCGATGACGTCCTGAACAACCGATCGCTGGACGGCGACCTTGGATCGGACGGCTCGACCGCCCAAAGTCGCGCTGCCGCAGCAGGTTTCACCGGCAAGGTCACCCAGACCGTAGCGATCAACCCGGCACTGTCCATCAACAACCTCGATGTGATCAATCAGTGGTACTACAACCCGGTCGATTTCGGGATCATGTCGGACTGCGCCAACACCGCGATCGGGGTGTGGTCGGAGAACAGCCTGGACCGCTCGGTCGTGGTGGCTGTCTACGGCCAGCCGGCCTGA
- a CDS encoding flavin-containing monooxygenase, translating to MTVTSFHQARPKQPLSGHVNVLIVGAGISGIGLGHHLVTKQPGKTFAIVDGREAIGGTWDLFRYPGIRSDSDLHTFGYEFKPWTSDNAIADAHEIIDYLHEVISEDGLARRIYLQHKVIGADFDSGTAQWRVTVETGGEQTVVTCDWLFSAAGYYDYAGGYRPEFEGESEFAGVIVHPQQWPEDLDYRGKKVVVIGSGATAVTLIPAMADDTAHITMLQRSPSYVMPLPRKDPIANSLRKALPEKLAYRITRKLNVGRQRLIYGASQKYPKQVRRIIRALNVKALPEGYDVDTHFNPTYNPWDQRMCAVPDSDLFKAISAGKASVVTDRIARFTKTGILLESGKEIEADIIVTATGLKLQAFGGIQLTIDGQSVDLHDSLAYKSFMLSGLPNFAFAIGYTNSSWTLKVDLVCEHLCRMLAYMDQHGYTTVVPVVDDPTIPRRPLLDFPAGYILRALDDFPQQGTTGPWTVEMDYKSDHERLRKGPVDNAALRFSTVAPVTAKPDFATA from the coding sequence ATGACCGTCACCTCGTTCCACCAGGCCCGCCCGAAGCAGCCGCTCAGCGGCCACGTCAACGTGTTGATCGTCGGCGCCGGCATCTCCGGGATCGGCCTCGGTCACCACCTGGTCACCAAGCAGCCGGGCAAGACCTTCGCGATCGTGGACGGCCGCGAAGCCATCGGCGGTACCTGGGATCTGTTCCGTTACCCGGGTATCCGCTCCGATTCCGATCTGCACACCTTCGGTTACGAGTTCAAGCCGTGGACATCGGACAACGCGATCGCCGATGCCCACGAGATCATCGACTACCTGCACGAGGTCATCTCCGAAGACGGCCTGGCTCGCCGAATCTATCTGCAGCACAAGGTGATCGGAGCCGACTTCGACTCCGGGACCGCTCAGTGGCGCGTCACCGTGGAGACCGGCGGCGAGCAGACCGTCGTCACCTGTGACTGGCTGTTCTCCGCCGCGGGCTATTACGACTACGCCGGCGGGTACCGGCCCGAATTCGAGGGCGAGAGCGAGTTCGCAGGTGTGATCGTGCACCCGCAGCAGTGGCCCGAGGACCTCGACTACCGCGGCAAGAAGGTGGTGGTCATCGGATCCGGTGCCACCGCCGTCACCCTCATCCCGGCCATGGCCGACGACACCGCCCACATCACCATGCTGCAGCGCTCGCCGTCCTACGTGATGCCGTTGCCGCGCAAGGACCCCATCGCCAACTCGCTGCGCAAGGCGCTGCCCGAGAAACTGGCCTACCGGATCACCCGCAAGCTCAATGTCGGTCGGCAGCGACTGATCTACGGTGCGAGCCAGAAGTACCCGAAGCAGGTGCGCCGCATCATCCGCGCCCTCAACGTCAAAGCACTTCCCGAGGGCTACGACGTCGACACCCACTTCAATCCGACGTACAACCCGTGGGACCAGCGGATGTGCGCGGTGCCGGACTCGGATCTTTTCAAGGCGATCTCGGCGGGCAAGGCTTCGGTGGTCACCGACCGCATCGCCCGGTTCACCAAGACCGGCATCCTGCTCGAATCCGGCAAGGAGATCGAGGCCGACATCATCGTGACCGCGACGGGTCTGAAGCTGCAGGCCTTCGGCGGCATCCAGCTGACCATCGACGGACAGTCGGTCGACCTGCACGACAGCCTGGCCTACAAGAGCTTCATGCTGTCCGGTCTGCCCAACTTCGCCTTCGCGATCGGCTACACCAACTCGTCGTGGACCCTGAAGGTCGACTTGGTGTGCGAGCACCTGTGCCGGATGTTGGCCTACATGGATCAACACGGCTACACCACGGTGGTGCCGGTGGTCGACGATCCGACGATCCCGCGGCGCCCGCTGCTGGACTTCCCGGCCGGCTACATCCTGCGCGCGCTCGACGACTTCCCGCAGCAGGGCACCACCGGCCCGTGGACCGTGGAAATGGACTACAAGTCCGACCACGAACGACTGCGCAAGGGCCCGGTCGACAATGCCGCCCTGCGATTCAGCACGGTCGCGCCGGTGACCGCCAAGCCGGACTTCGCCACGGCATGA
- a CDS encoding DUF732 domain-containing protein, whose product MTIVSATTARLLVVGAAAVGTALAGLAGAPTASADSVGYLVNVTVRPGYNFPNADAALSYGYGLCDQIAAGTSFTQMVNTVKTDFNTGDDFQATYLLSQASQELCPAQIWQLRKSAAGWVPSAQ is encoded by the coding sequence ATGACCATTGTTTCAGCGACGACGGCTCGGCTTCTTGTGGTGGGTGCCGCCGCGGTGGGTACTGCCCTCGCCGGTCTGGCCGGTGCACCGACCGCCAGCGCAGACAGCGTCGGCTATCTGGTGAACGTCACGGTGCGGCCGGGGTACAACTTCCCCAACGCCGACGCGGCGCTGTCCTACGGGTACGGCTTGTGCGACCAGATCGCCGCGGGCACGAGCTTCACCCAGATGGTCAACACGGTCAAGACAGACTTCAACACCGGGGACGACTTCCAGGCGACCTACCTGCTCAGCCAGGCGTCGCAGGAGCTATGCCCCGCCCAGATCTGGCAGCTCCGAAAGTCGGCGGCGGGCTGGGTGCCGTCTGCACAGTGA
- a CDS encoding TetR/AcrR family transcriptional regulator, protein MTTVAVARRAPVQARSRQTVERILDAATAIADEDGIDAVTTRAIADRAGVAYPSLYRFFADRDAILDELMERHCAEIDAICVAAEQTWEITSFAELFTNEIALHVAYYRQHPSAASLWMGGRTSPTVTKHIHLRMQTLANRLHDILVDRALMPAATDRRNMLVAVEMADRVLELSYRDNSDFDEDILAVGRTALVAFGETLARS, encoded by the coding sequence ATGACCACGGTGGCGGTTGCGAGACGGGCTCCGGTGCAGGCCCGGTCTCGGCAGACCGTGGAGCGCATCCTCGATGCCGCCACGGCGATCGCCGATGAAGACGGGATCGACGCCGTCACCACCCGCGCCATCGCCGACCGCGCCGGGGTGGCCTACCCCTCGCTGTACCGGTTCTTCGCCGACCGTGACGCCATCCTCGACGAACTCATGGAGCGGCACTGCGCCGAGATCGACGCTATTTGTGTCGCGGCCGAGCAGACCTGGGAGATCACCTCGTTCGCCGAGTTGTTCACCAACGAGATCGCTCTGCACGTCGCGTATTACCGTCAGCACCCCAGTGCGGCGAGCCTGTGGATGGGCGGGCGCACCTCCCCCACCGTGACCAAGCACATCCACCTGCGGATGCAGACGCTGGCCAATCGGCTGCACGACATCCTGGTCGATCGCGCGTTGATGCCCGCCGCCACCGACCGGCGCAACATGCTGGTGGCCGTCGAGATGGCAGACCGCGTGCTGGAATTGTCCTACCGCGACAACAGCGACTTCGACGAGGACATCCTCGCTGTCGGCCGCACCGCTTTGGTCGCCTTCGGCGAGACACTCGCGCGTTCCTGA
- a CDS encoding M15 family metallopeptidase, which yields MRAALGLVAASLLLASCAQTPGPAITSAPAAVPTSTAEQWQPAVVRQVTAADLGATWHPDCPVAPQQLRRVELDYLGLDHMIHRGALVIDEALVPDVVAIFDDLLAQHYPIAKMQTAEHYRNADDELSMEDNNTSAFNCRPLPSGRAWSQHAYGRAIDVNPLINPYITKSGDLQPKTAAAYLDRTRADLGLLHAGDPAVRAFTDRGWTWGGSWHDPIDYQHFERQ from the coding sequence TTGCGTGCCGCGCTCGGCTTGGTCGCCGCGTCCCTCCTGCTGGCGTCGTGCGCGCAGACGCCCGGCCCCGCGATCACGTCGGCACCGGCGGCCGTGCCTACCTCGACGGCCGAGCAGTGGCAGCCCGCCGTCGTCCGCCAGGTGACCGCCGCGGATCTGGGGGCCACCTGGCACCCGGACTGTCCGGTTGCGCCCCAGCAACTGCGTCGGGTCGAGCTCGACTATCTGGGTTTAGATCACATGATCCATCGCGGCGCCCTGGTGATCGACGAGGCGCTCGTGCCCGACGTGGTCGCGATCTTCGATGACCTTCTGGCGCAGCACTATCCGATTGCGAAGATGCAGACCGCCGAGCATTACCGCAATGCCGATGACGAGTTGTCGATGGAGGACAACAACACCTCGGCTTTCAACTGCCGCCCGCTTCCGTCGGGGCGCGCGTGGTCACAGCACGCCTACGGTCGAGCCATCGACGTGAACCCTCTGATCAACCCGTACATCACCAAATCGGGTGACTTGCAGCCGAAAACGGCCGCCGCCTATCTGGACCGAACGCGCGCCGACCTCGGTCTGCTGCACGCCGGTGATCCCGCGGTGCGGGCCTTCACCGACCGCGGCTGGACCTGGGGTGGCAGCTGGCACGACCCGATCGACTATCAGCACTTCGAGCGGCAGTGA